TCCACACACCATaaatttcaacaataatttGGCAACTTGGCATTTAAGAGGAGGGTAATTCTGCAAATGGTCTTTCATTCAGGATACAATAGATTGTAGTTTTCAATGATTCACGTGAAATGTTCACAATGCAATGTTTTCAATGTTTTATAGGTCTTAAATACCAATAGCAGACAAGATCATGCTTATGCTTTTTTGCTATCGTGCTCCTGTTCCTTGCCACTGGTCTTGATGAAGCCAAGCATTGTCTCTTTGCCTTTTAAGTTGTACATAGTTGCAAAACGGGTACATGTGAAAGAATAATGCTTATTAATGGCAAGGTTGATTTTAAAGTGGGCATGCAAGAATGCATTCATTATCTCAAGTAAATAAATTCAAGCGAATATGTGATTTGGATTAGAGAATAGTATTATCCAGTGCACACTAAATTGGAGAGATTCCCAACATGTGGTTTCAAAACTAAAAGTACTTACCaactatttgaattttaatctacGTGATCTAGCTAATGTTTTCTATCAGAGAAATTACAACTAGTTGATCTTAAGTACAAAACTATACTAAATATGCAAATCTTTACATCtaaaaacagaatttaaaataaggctctcaaatttgaagaaaaaaacgaAGATAGCAATGACTACAAATTGATCAATCTGCCAATACAATGATAAAACATCGGTTTATTCTAAGCAACACTAAAAAGTGATACTACATGAGCAAAAAGATTGAAATTATTGACCATGCAGTATGAATGTAcagcattatttatttaatttttctactacaattttattttatattaatacacTATATCATTATGACATCAACCCCAGCATGAGTGGCCCAGTGGACAAGCCCATCAATCTAACATGTCGGTTGATAGCACTTGCATAAACTTTTGTTCCTTGCATCATCCCATGTGTctccattctccattctctGCTTCCACTAACGATTAAACCTTATTGATTAGGGTTCAATGATTTttcatgaataaaattaatttttaattcttgattCTAACAGCTCACGTATAGTCTGTTGAATCAAATGATTAGAATCTTGATatcataaagaaaattaaaatttgattctttgtgtaaaataaagaaatctaattaattatgcTTGTTATGTtactatatatatcatttttccgGTGTGGAgtaatatcaaaatcaaagtaaCAAAGTTACTTGCATGTTACTCTAACCATAATTCTAGCTAAGTCGAATATGATTTGATGTTTTGTAAAACAATTTAGATCCCCTTTATCAAAGTGTATCTGTCTTTTACACAagttttttcactttattttatttcccccAGAATCAAATGTTGTGTTATTCATACTATTAAATTAGTCTGATAACTACCATGTCGATCATTGTTAGTTTTGTTTCCACCATTGTTCGGAGTACGTATATACTATTACTTTATGATTAAACGTGTTACTTAAATTGCAGATAAAAACTCTTTATAATGAAGTACAATTGTTTATAACTACAACAATTATATCGAGTCAATTTAACACTCATCAAAGGCAGAAAAGCTTTACTTTAAGATTAGACAGAGGCTCATACCAATCATGGCGGTGGTTATAATTACACACATCAGCAACTGTAAAAGATCTTGCACAGCCACAGAAAAAAAATGCTTGATGCACATCTGAATAAACTCACTCAAGGTCTATGTATTAATTGTGTAAAAGAGAGACTgaatattaaatgataaaaatataaaataattgttttgtaTTGGCAGAGTACACATATATATGCCCAAATGTagattcaaagttcaaacatttTGGGCCTATAGCTAGACCATCCCTCCTAGTCATAGCCATCTGAATTGGATCGACCCCACCCCAAGGTTTGTGTTGCATCACTTGCATGCATTCACCCACCACAGTTGTTGTTATAGTTTTCTCGTGAATTTTGTATTGGAAAATACTATGGACAAATATAATTGATACagtcataattaattattgtcaTGTTGCAATTACAAAGACTCCTCAAAGAAAATGTTTAGTAAATCATGATCAAGTAGAAATTGCAATGGCAAactgttttttaaaatcttattagtCAGTTgtataaacccaaatttagttatATCCAGGTATGTAATATTTGCCATTTTAGTGCTCTGTTTGGAAATTTGCGTGtcgaattgtttttttttatacgtACCTACACAACACTCTTTAGCCAAATACCACTGTTCATGGAGGAATCTGTCCTGAAAGGAGTATAGAACCAGAAACAATATGCGTGGTGGTATCTATCATTctggaaaagagaaaaagtgggATACGTACAATAGGAGGACTGTGACACTAGGGGTGGAAATGAGCCGAGCAGCTTGTCGAGGGCCTTTGGCTCGGCCTATGTGAGGCTCGGCTCGGCTCGGCTTGTTTACTATAAAGGTCAAGCTCAagcttttgaaaaaacctttttagaTTAAAAGGCCAAGTCCAAACTATAAAAAAGCTTGACAAGCCGGCttgtttaactaataataataataatattaataataataactttattttatcaaatcttatcttatccagattttattccatctagattttatttcctccagattttatttcatccaatcttatcttaacttgtccagattttattttatttcgtttatgggcttggacttaaaatagatttgtgagcattggggctgaggacctatataacagcaccaagattttagtttagggagtttttttCGGATAGGggaataattctaggattttagaattccagtttttattactgttcatgcacactgttcacgtagaataaaatttgttttctgcaatttcgtttcgaCTTCAATCTACAGTTTcatttctactgattaatggaaggccaAGTCTCTAGCattattttctcttgaggatcaagcaaaactctctttgaggttttgttattactattgaatactaatcagtttttcctcttcacccattactttgtatttgttgctattaatccatgcatgcttagtgcttgattaattgtctctgcgcttaatttacattcatgcttaatgatcagtttcgttcatgattaattggtgtatgtgttgtttaatcacataatgacagtcttatgttaattttcgcttagtaatttaatttagggttgaattaagtggttgaactgattaaggataaattctcgtaacctagaataaaagacttgcttgtgaatcaaggggaaacatgttttaattatgttattttctaattcaaatttgcttgttgtttaatttacaaaaacaaacaaccctccaattcgttactgttttattattatctattatgaacgattggttgaccattgctcgttgggagacgatctaggatcacttcctagatattgcatttttaatgtttatttgattcgggtacggcctcgatcaatagTATATAAGATATGACTTGAGTAGATTAAGATGAAATTAttgtagatatatttttttaaaaaaatatttaatataattatatattcaaaaattggattaaaaattattaatttaactaataataatttttgtttggctatattagtgtaaatcatctctaatccatacattttttttaatattattatctttttatatacTTGGTGCTTTAACggacttgaattcaatatgattttgtttatcaattatttttggatttgtacattatttatatgaaattttataagttttttttagttagtattttactaggttttaaaataattaattaatcaaagacgTCTTTAAGCAAACTTTTAAATAGGCTCGTGGGCCATGTCAAACTTTTATGTAAGCCGAGCCGAGCCTAAAAAAAAGTCTATGACAGGTAATGAGCCGAGTTCAAGCCTTACGTACTCAATTCAAACCGAACTCAAGCCTAATAAAACTTGGCTTGGCTTGGCTCATTTCCACCCCTATGTGACATTACTAGAAAAATCTATGCACATTTCATGTCCCTAAATTTATGAACAAAAGATTCAGGTGTCgtttattgaatttgttttatatGGAGTGTAAAGTCATATCCAATACTAATAAGTGTATgtttatataattcttttttaaaataattactcttctttatttacatctaataaaaatgttatcacattaatttttaaaataagctaAATGAAGCATGTTTCATAAGAAATTAACTTTTACTGtaattgttacattttttaGTAACAAAGGGAGATGGGTGAAGACGGTGaagcaataaaaaatgaagataatgtcaataataaaatatgtatttgaaAGAttatgttgaaaaatattttgtgagCACCAAGAGTATTTCTATACCACTAGCAAAcataactaaattaataaatgtttCTAAAACCAATATAGCAAGTAGTTCTGTACATAcaaaagaatttaatatgaAAAGGATCAATATCATTATATGTTGCAGGCATATAGATATcccataagaaaaataaataaaatcccaCGTCTTGAAGGATTGTTTTCATTCTATTTGTTCATTTgaaatcaatgaaaaaaaaattaataacaaaagaaaCGAAAAGGATAACATTTTGTTTGATAAACTGTAAAAATTtcgtgttattattttttataaaattttagcaaacataattaaattaagaatataattgtaagtcattataaaaaaattacatcgttgactaatacaaaattatcattagattaatttttaaaattataattataaaagttaataattttatcttacttaattatttataattagataataatgtaaaaaaaattatactatcatTACATACACAAATTATTCTTAGATAATGGTGTCTTATTTAACAGCTAAAtggtaatattttcaaaatacagaatattgaaataagttttatctcttttaataaAGCCTTTCAGTACATACAATTAATCAGGAAATAAAGTGATGAGCATGGTTGGGACCCTACTATTTGGACTTTGTcgatatattttctttttcttttcgctTTAACTTCTGAGCTTTAACAATCACACGAAGGACTAACAAGCACCTACGCTTTAAATGTCttgtatatatattcattttatgtagaagaagatgaaattcgaaaattgtgaaatttagctaaaaatattcattactaTTGCcaagttaatataaaaattattgaccATGCAGTATGAATGTAcagcattatttatttaatttttctaatacaattttattttatattaatacaaaaactCTCACAAAACAACTTCTTAACAATATGAGTGGTGGTATCTATCATtctgaaaaaagagaaaaagtgggATACGTACAATAGTAGGACTgtgacactactagaaaaatctaTGCACCTTTCATGTCCCTAAATTTATGAACAAAAGATTCAGGTGTCgtttattgaatttgttttatatGGAGTGTAAAGTCATATCCAATACTAATAAGTGTATGTTTATataattctttcaaaaataattactcttctttatttacatctaataaaaatgttattacattaatttttaaaataagctaAATGAAGCATGTTTCATAAGAAATTAACTTTTACTGtaattgttacattttttaGTAACAAAGGGAGATGggtgaaggaaaaaaatgaagataatgTCTATGTTGTTCAAATAACAGtattaattgtattaaaatagttaatattaaaaaatatattagtaaataTAACATTGTTGTGTTGGTGCTATTTATTGTGcatcaaaatatgtaaaaataataattaacttgTAATTTGTATAGTTGGTATGGGTTGTTTTATCTATCCTGGATTTTGTTGTATCACACatataatcatttatatatatatatgggctACTATTGTCACTACCAAAAATGCTATTGAGACTACCAAAGCATTTGAAATTACTTGGTTATCCTTAGTTCCATTCCCCCACACCTCCTATCCTTCCCCTCTTTACGTTCAGCTACTCTCCctctttacatccaaaaacagaatttaaataaggctctcaaatttgaaaaaaaaaaaagatagcaaTGACTACAAATTGATCAACCTGCCAATACAATGATAAAACATCGGAGTATTCTAAGCAACACTAAACAGTGATAATACCTGAGCGAAAAGATTGAAGTTTGAACCACACATGatcaaggaaatgaaaataggcATACCGCCATGATCTACAAATCAGCAAAGGAGCAATCACTATCCAGAATCCCACAATAAATCCAATTGTCATACTGACAAAAAACCAATTCACTCCATGCCCATGACTTCCTTCATAACTATGGGTTTTCCCATTGGAGCTGCAGTTTATGGGCAGTGGTGGACCACATAGATTATTGCCGATGAAGCTGGAGGCATCAAAGGTTTGCAATTGAGTTCCTGTTGGAATATTTCCCTTCAAATGATTGTAAGACAAGTCTAGCATGCTCAGAAAGCTCAAATTTGCAATGGTTGGAGGGATTTCACCAGAAAGTTGATTCCTCGAAAAATCAATGGACTGTAATGATCTCATATTACCTATACCTTGTGGAATATGACCAATCAATTGGTTGTGGGAcatgtttaaaaaattcaatccatTTAGATATGTGATTTCTCTTGGTATTTCCCCTAATAACTTGTTACTTGACAGATCAATGCTTGTTACCAAACCCAGAATGTTTCCGTACTCATCTCCTCTTCCTTTCAGCCATAGTAGCACACTAACTATACTTTGCATGGAAGAGTAATACTTACCATATTGTACTTGAGAATAGATACGAGGATCTGTACTTTGGTTCTTTAGTGTCATGGCACTCAAGTTACTGAAACAGCTCGGTATATTGCCAGACAGATTGTTTTGTGCAAGGTCTAAAACCTGAAGATGACTCATCTGACATATTTCATTTGGAATGTGGCCGCCAAATCTGTTTGATCGAAGGCGGAGGATTTTCACATTTAAGAGCTTTTCTCCAACCCATGTTGGAATAGTTCCTGAAAGATTATTTTCCCCAAGGTCCAAGGATATCAATTGGTTATTCTTCTTCACACTGGTTGGAAATATCCCTGAGAGTGTGTTGTTACGAATTTGTAAAGACTGCAGGTCTGCCAAGGAACCCATGGATTGGGGTAAGTTCCCAACAAAATGGTTGCTTTGTAAATTTACATCCACAAGAGATGTCCAATTCATCCAGCAATCAGGTATCTCTCCTGACAAATTATTTGATGCAAGATTCAGAAATTGTAATTGCATTGGCTTGTCCTGATCGTTACATAAAAAGTCATTCATGGATTCAGAGAATGAATTGCTTGAAAGATCTAACCCAAGCACATCACTTGAAAGATAGGGTAATTTACCACACAAGTGATTTGAGCTTAGATCAATAGTTGGGATAGATATTGGATTCTTTAATGTAGTCCCAATCTCACCATGGATATGATTACGAGAGAGGTTTAAATACAAAACCTGAGAAAGTGCTTCCCACATCTGTGTGGGAATAGAATCGAAAATCCCCGTGTTAGATAGTCCAACATAGTTAAGTTTGTTTTGTGACTGAATCCACAATGGAAAGCTGGGACCTAATTGCCATGATGTCACTTCCAAATAGGTAAGTTGAAAATTAGGAAGCCATTTGGGAccaacttttaaagtgaaacTGTTCCCCGATGCGACAAACCCCATCAAGCTTGTAAAATTTGCAAGATCATCTTCCTTGACAACTCCGTGAAAAAGATTGCCGCAATATGAAGAGATGACAATTTAGAGAGTGATCGAAGACTTTCAAATGGATTTCCACTGAATTTATTATAGACAGATCGAGTGTCTAATGATGAAAGTTTTCCAAATGATCTAGGAAGAGCACCACCAATTGAGTTGTTGGAAAAATCTAGCCgctcaatatttttaaatgccCCAATATGATCTGTCAGATTGCCTGAAAGTCGTGAACTCCGAACTGCAAGTGTTGTGAGTCCATGGGAAATACAAGGAGCAAGAATTTCTAAAAGTTCATTAACCTGTTGGTTGAGTTTGAGATATGATAAATCTATCACCCTTAAGTTGCAGAGATTACCCAAAGAAGTTGGAATGGTTCCTTCAAGTTGATTACCTGATAaatcaagttcaacaagagaagtcaaatttcccaaagaagttggaatgtttccttcaagttgattacgtgataaatcaagttcaacaagagaagtcaaatttccCAAAGAAGTTGGAATGGTTCCTTCAAGTTGATTAGATGACaaataagttcaacaagagaagtcaaatttccCAGGGCATCAGAAATAGTTCCATCTAAGTTGTTGTCCATTAGGTACAGGAACTTGAGACGATGAAGACCGTATAAGCAATCAGGTATAGAAGATGAGAATGAATTTCAGACAAgtcaagattttgaagaagtgtGAGGTTTCGGATACCACCAGGAATCGGACCTTGGATGCCATTACCTGTAATTGAAGAGAAACAAGTTTCTTCAATTTGAATATCCACTTGGGGACAAAAGAAATGGCAGGGGAATAACGAGTACGGAAAGATCGAGAGTTTGCAGAGATGAGAAGTTGAGCAAGGATGGTTCATTATAGTGAGGGAGTGTGCAGATGACAAATATAGGTGGGTCAAAGAAGGAAGAGATTGGAGAGTGTGTAGCCAATGAAATGCTTTGGATAGGTTTGCATTACTCAAATGAAGATATTCAAGCTTCCACATACTTGATACCCATTCTACATTTTCAGCTAACAGATCATAACTACCTCCAAGGCCAAGATAGACCAAATTGGAGAGATTCCCAATCTGAGATGGAATCTTCCCCATGAATCCAGCATAAGAGAGGTCGAGGTGAGTCAAGGAGGTCATTGcacaaaggaaagaaggaattgCCATACCTTCAAAATAATTGTCGCTCAAGTCAAGATATCGAAGCTTAGAGAGATTCCCGATCTGAGAGGGTACTGTTCCGTAGGCAACATATCTCAGGTCAAGATACACCAAATTTGAGAGATTCCCAATCTGAGGAGGAATCTTCCCCTGAATCCAGTAAGAGAGAGGTTGAGGTGAGTCAAGGAAGTCATTGTCCCaaggaaagaaggaattgaCATACCTTCTCCAAGAAATCCATTGCCGCTCAAGTCCAAGTAATTCAAATGCTTTAAATCAGCCAAACAAGGACTTATCTCTCCACCAAACTGGGATTTCTCATAGAAAGCAGAGTTGAGGTGAAGCTGAAGAAGATGGGAAGTGACGTTGTGGCAGAGGACTCCATACCAGTGGCAACAGTTGGTATTATTAGGATTCCAAGACCAAAGCCTATTGGAAGGATCATTCAGATTATTCTTAAACTTCAAAAGTGTCTCACGCTCACTTGGGATGCACACACTCTCTCTGCATGGTAAGCTCAACAACCAAAGCTGGACAAAGACAAGAATATAAATGGAGGATGAATTCATGATCACACAAGGATATATAGAAAACAAGTGTAGTTGTTGGTTCTGCATATAAATCATCAAACTTCTATTATTTATACTGCTGCCCTGCCtgttttttcttcactttcattattttttacatataaatcttagaatacaaaatttttatttacttatcaATCTCCTTTTAAATTCCTATATAcactaaattcataaaaaaatcaaaattaataacaagaaatatgatttattctttGCTGAATACTAacataaaaattctttttggtacagtttttttttttttacaaaaataagtaagaatcattttattttaatttacactATAATCTGcttaaatgaaaatttggtgtcattaaattcaaattttaacttttatttaatcaatccTTTCGTTAAACTTTTGTTGCGTACAAAagtccaatatttttttaagaaaaaaatcaagtcTTCTATTTCATCAAATCCCAACCcatgattaatattaaattatcaaattttcaatattcaaactaaaaataatgtaaaagaaaattgtcTTCTAAATCATAGCTCACACCATCAAGtgttttccattttttcatctt
The Glycine max cultivar Williams 82 chromosome 16, Glycine_max_v4.0, whole genome shotgun sequence genome window above contains:
- the LOC121173743 gene encoding receptor-like protein EIX2, which encodes MSHLQVLDLAQNNLSGNIPSCFSNLSAMTLKNQSTDPRIYSQVQYGKYYSSMQSIVSVLLWLKGRGDEYGNILGLVTSIDLSSNKLLGEIPREITYLNGLNFLNMSHNQLIGHIPQGIGNMRSLQSIDFSRNQLSGEIPPTIANLSFLSMLDLSYNHLKGNIPTGTQLQTFDASSFIGNNLCGPPLPINCSSNGKTHSYEGSHGHGVNWFFVSMTIGFIVGFWIVIAPLLICRSWRYAYFHFLDHVWFKLQSFRSGIITV
- the LOC121173701 gene encoding receptor-like protein 35; its protein translation is MDFLEKGKIPPQIGNLSNLVYLDLRYVAYGTVPSQIGNLSKLRYLDLSDNYFEGMAIPSFLCAMTSLTHLDLSYAGFMGKIPSQIGNLSNLVYLGLGGSYDLLAENVEWVSSNGIQGPIPGGIRNLTLLQNLDLSEIHSHLLYLIAYTVFIVSSSCNQLEGTIPTSLGNLCNLRVIDLSYLKLNQQVNELLEILAPCISHGLTTLAVRSSRLSGNLTDHIGAFKNIERLDFSNNSIGGALPRSFGKLSSLDTRSVYNKFSGNPFESLRSLSKLSSLHIAAIFFTELSRKMILQILQA